A stretch of Paenibacillus mucilaginosus 3016 DNA encodes these proteins:
- a CDS encoding catalase — translation MTEANGNPNQSRPESAENTLTNRQGHPITDNQNTRTVGSRGPTTMENYHLLEKISHFDRERIPERVVHARGAGAHGVFEAYGKVGEEPVSKYTRAKLFQEAGKQTPVFVRFSTVIHGGHSPETLRDPRGFATKFYTEDGNWDLVGNNLKIFFIRDPLKFPDMVHAFKPDPLTNAQSMERFFDFVSLSPEATHMVTFIFSPWGIPANYRQMQGSGVNTYKWVNAEGDAVLVKYHWEPLGQGIKNLLQKEASEIQATEFNHATLDLYHAIERGDYPEWELCVQIMSDDEHPELDFDPLDPTKLWPVDQFPFLPVGKMTLNRNPEDYFTEVEQAAFGTGVLVDGLDFSDDKLLQGRTFSYSDTQRYRVGSNYLQLPINAPKSRVATNQSGGQMQYKVDRAPGQNPHVNYEPSSLGGLKEAPKSGKEHEPHYDAKLVRQKIERTNDFGQAGETYRSFEDWERDELISNLGSALATCRADIQERMIGYFTQADADYGRRVAEAIRQAGGDTKPQGTGADPSKADSKGHEAGPY, via the coding sequence GTGACCGAAGCGAATGGAAACCCGAATCAATCCCGACCCGAATCAGCGGAGAATACGCTCACGAACCGTCAGGGCCACCCGATCACCGACAACCAGAACACGCGCACGGTGGGCAGCCGCGGACCGACCACCATGGAGAACTACCACCTGCTTGAGAAAATCAGCCACTTTGACCGGGAACGCATCCCCGAGCGTGTCGTGCATGCCCGCGGTGCCGGGGCCCATGGGGTCTTCGAAGCCTACGGCAAAGTCGGCGAGGAGCCGGTATCGAAGTATACCCGCGCCAAGCTGTTCCAGGAAGCCGGCAAGCAGACGCCGGTGTTCGTGCGTTTCTCGACGGTTATCCACGGCGGCCATTCGCCCGAAACCCTCCGTGACCCGCGCGGCTTCGCCACCAAGTTCTATACGGAAGACGGCAACTGGGATCTGGTGGGCAACAACCTCAAGATCTTTTTCATCCGCGATCCCCTGAAATTCCCCGATATGGTCCATGCCTTCAAGCCCGACCCGCTGACGAACGCGCAGAGCATGGAGCGCTTCTTCGACTTCGTCTCGCTGAGCCCGGAAGCGACCCACATGGTTACGTTCATCTTCTCCCCCTGGGGCATTCCGGCCAACTACCGTCAGATGCAGGGATCGGGTGTCAATACATACAAGTGGGTGAACGCGGAAGGCGACGCCGTGCTCGTCAAATACCACTGGGAGCCTCTCGGCCAGGGCATCAAGAACCTGCTCCAGAAGGAAGCCAGCGAGATTCAGGCGACCGAGTTCAATCATGCGACGCTGGACCTCTATCACGCGATCGAGCGCGGTGACTATCCGGAGTGGGAGCTCTGCGTGCAGATCATGAGCGACGACGAGCATCCGGAGCTGGATTTTGACCCGCTCGACCCGACGAAGCTGTGGCCCGTGGATCAATTCCCGTTCCTGCCCGTTGGCAAAATGACGCTGAACCGCAACCCCGAGGACTACTTCACGGAGGTGGAGCAGGCGGCATTCGGCACCGGCGTCCTCGTCGACGGCCTCGACTTCTCAGACGACAAGCTGCTGCAGGGCCGCACGTTCTCCTACTCGGATACGCAGCGCTACCGCGTCGGAAGCAACTACCTGCAGCTGCCGATCAACGCGCCGAAGTCCCGTGTGGCGACGAACCAGAGCGGCGGCCAGATGCAGTACAAGGTGGACCGCGCGCCGGGTCAGAACCCGCACGTGAACTACGAGCCGTCCTCTCTCGGCGGCCTGAAGGAAGCGCCGAAGAGCGGCAAGGAGCACGAGCCTCACTACGACGCGAAGCTCGTCCGCCAGAAGATCGAACGGACGAACGACTTCGGCCAGGCCGGCGAGACGTACCGCTCATTCGAGGACTGGGAGCGCGACGAGCTGATCTCGAACCTGGGCAGCGCGCTCGCCACCTGCCGCGCGGACATCCAGGAGCGGATGATCGGCTACTTCACGCAGGCGGATGCCGACTACGGCAGACGCGTCGCGGAAGCGATCCGCCAGGCCGGTGGGGATACCAAGCCGCAGGGAACCGGCGCCGACCCGTCCAAAGCCGACAGCAAGGGACACGAAGCCGGGCCTTATTGA
- a CDS encoding class I SAM-dependent methyltransferase, producing the protein MSLGAYGTLCTEVYDLTKPVGQSIGGDLEYYKERLRSCRGRILEAMCGSGRLLIPLAEAGLAVDGIDESPQMLASCQGRCEERGLTPRLFQGKLQELSLSCLYEAIIVPAGSFLLIEDREESVDVLRRFHDHLMPGGRLILDLEMPDLQSLKTGSTGMSTFPHPDGTVITMESRTVEADLYRQVVVTHLRYEKWRQGSLVASELQRLALRWFGIEEFRMLLENTGFSKVTVSADYEYGRAPSHHRQIFTYEANRN; encoded by the coding sequence ATGAGTCTCGGTGCTTACGGAACACTCTGCACGGAAGTTTATGATCTGACGAAGCCGGTTGGACAGTCGATCGGCGGGGACCTTGAGTATTACAAGGAACGGCTTCGCTCCTGCCGGGGACGCATTCTCGAAGCCATGTGCGGCTCCGGGCGCCTGCTGATCCCGCTGGCCGAGGCCGGCCTTGCCGTCGACGGTATCGACGAATCGCCTCAGATGCTCGCCTCCTGCCAGGGGCGCTGCGAGGAGAGGGGCCTGACCCCCCGCCTCTTCCAAGGGAAGCTCCAGGAGCTGTCCCTATCCTGCCTCTATGAGGCCATCATAGTGCCTGCGGGCTCCTTCCTGCTCATCGAGGACCGGGAGGAGTCGGTGGACGTGCTCCGCCGCTTCCACGACCATCTGATGCCGGGCGGCCGGCTGATCCTGGATCTCGAGATGCCGGACCTCCAGAGCCTGAAGACCGGCTCGACCGGCATGTCCACGTTCCCTCATCCCGACGGTACGGTGATTACGATGGAGAGCCGTACTGTGGAGGCCGATCTCTACCGTCAAGTGGTAGTGACCCACCTCCGGTACGAGAAATGGCGGCAGGGCTCCCTGGTCGCATCGGAGCTGCAGCGGCTCGCGCTGCGGTGGTTCGGGATCGAGGAGTTCCGGATGCTGCTGGAGAACACCGGCTTCTCGAAGGTCACCGTCTCCGCCGATTACGAGTACGGCAGGGCTCCGTCCCACCACCGGCAGATCTTCACCTACGAAGCCAACCGGAACTAG
- a CDS encoding copper amine oxidase N-terminal domain-containing protein → MNKRNMVITGGLALTLTLGFVSGAYADDAIKKISAHLNQKMKLEVDGAPVDLSDPDGKEELAPIVYQGRSYVPAKPLAEALGAKVRWEEATETVVITSAAKEAGPAELDEPEASEVKAPKKGPSPQSDNGADEVEKTTEEKSAGEPPVTYPADTAPSKIFDEYKTAAREGLDTYIYALRTMNTDEKLREYVYKVYPEGKAAGSPADVYRRVSSGLELTRGRMPLKEVKESTEEVLAVLNSRDFPDRTSGYDATEGVTLHYQVHTGDEAGTLVSVEFKFVKSGQTYKLSDLAFFGTLAAPAEEAE, encoded by the coding sequence GTGAACAAGCGGAACATGGTCATCACAGGCGGGCTGGCTCTGACCCTGACGCTGGGCTTTGTGAGCGGAGCCTATGCTGACGATGCGATCAAGAAAATCTCAGCCCATCTGAACCAGAAGATGAAGCTGGAGGTGGATGGAGCTCCTGTTGATCTCTCCGACCCTGACGGGAAAGAGGAGCTCGCGCCGATCGTCTATCAAGGCCGTTCCTATGTGCCGGCCAAGCCGCTCGCCGAGGCGCTCGGCGCCAAGGTGCGCTGGGAGGAGGCGACGGAGACGGTGGTCATTACCTCCGCGGCCAAGGAGGCGGGCCCGGCAGAGCTGGACGAGCCTGAGGCTTCCGAAGTGAAAGCACCGAAAAAGGGGCCGTCTCCTCAAAGCGACAATGGAGCAGATGAGGTGGAGAAGACAACCGAAGAGAAATCCGCCGGCGAGCCTCCGGTCACGTATCCGGCGGATACCGCCCCGTCGAAGATCTTCGACGAGTACAAGACCGCAGCCAGGGAAGGGCTGGACACCTATATCTATGCGCTGCGGACGATGAATACGGATGAGAAGCTGAGGGAGTACGTGTACAAGGTTTATCCGGAAGGGAAAGCGGCAGGAAGTCCTGCGGATGTGTACCGGCGGGTGAGCAGCGGACTGGAGCTGACACGCGGGCGAATGCCCTTGAAGGAGGTCAAAGAGAGCACGGAAGAGGTACTGGCCGTGCTGAACAGCAGGGACTTCCCGGACAGGACGTCAGGCTATGATGCGACCGAAGGAGTAACGCTTCATTACCAGGTGCATACGGGTGACGAGGCCGGTACCCTGGTATCGGTGGAATTCAAGTTTGTGAAGTCGGGCCAGACGTACAAGCTGAGCGACCTGGCCTTCTTCGGCACCCTGGCGGCTCCGGCGGAGGAGGCCGAGTAG
- a CDS encoding amino acid ABC transporter ATP-binding protein, giving the protein MITVQNLKKRFGSLEVLRDISTTIREKEVVCVIGPSGSGKSTFLRCLNLLEEVTSGTIRIGETEVTSPKTDIDTLREQVGMVFQHFHLFPHLTVLENIMLAPKYVKKRDKAENEKQAMELLRKVGLESKRDEYPDRLSGGQQQRVAIARALAMNPGVMLFDEPTSALDPEMVGEVLLVMKELAREGMTMVVVTHEMGFAREVADRVIFMDGGYILEEGPPSELFDAPKHERTQAFLGKILSSSV; this is encoded by the coding sequence ATGATTACGGTGCAGAATTTGAAGAAGCGCTTCGGCTCGCTTGAGGTGCTGCGGGATATCTCGACCACCATCCGGGAGAAGGAAGTGGTATGCGTCATCGGGCCCTCGGGTTCAGGCAAAAGCACCTTCCTGCGGTGCCTGAACCTGCTCGAGGAAGTGACTTCGGGCACGATCCGCATCGGAGAGACGGAAGTCACCTCCCCGAAAACGGATATCGATACCCTGCGGGAGCAGGTCGGCATGGTGTTCCAGCATTTTCACCTCTTCCCCCATCTGACGGTACTGGAGAATATCATGCTCGCGCCGAAGTATGTCAAGAAGCGGGACAAAGCCGAGAATGAGAAACAGGCGATGGAGCTTCTCCGCAAGGTCGGCCTGGAGTCGAAGCGCGATGAGTATCCGGACCGCCTCTCCGGCGGGCAGCAGCAGCGGGTGGCGATCGCCCGGGCGCTGGCCATGAACCCCGGGGTGATGCTGTTCGACGAGCCGACTTCGGCCCTCGACCCCGAGATGGTCGGCGAAGTGCTGCTCGTTATGAAAGAGCTCGCCCGCGAGGGAATGACGATGGTGGTCGTTACGCACGAGATGGGGTTTGCCCGCGAAGTGGCCGACCGGGTCATCTTCATGGACGGCGGCTATATTCTCGAGGAGGGGCCTCCCTCCGAGCTGTTCGATGCCCCGAAGCACGAGCGGACGCAGGCGTTTCTCGGCAAGATTCTGAGCTCGAGTGTATAG
- a CDS encoding amino acid ABC transporter permease — MTSSWQVILDAVPVLLEGSLITLKIVSISLAIAFVIGLISGLMSTSSNKLLRVPALFYVDLIRGTPLLVQVFFIYLGLPVFLDIRIPAEAAGIAAISLNAGAYISEIFRGGINSIHRGQMEAARSLGMSRYLTMRLVILPQAIRRMTPAFVNQVIVSIKDTSLLSVIGIRELTQSGEIIIAENFRAFEIWGVVGIFYFIIIYALSWLARRLERRFAVK, encoded by the coding sequence ATGACGTCGTCATGGCAGGTGATTCTCGATGCAGTCCCCGTACTGCTGGAAGGCTCGCTGATTACCCTCAAAATTGTTTCGATCTCACTCGCCATCGCTTTTGTGATCGGCCTGATCTCCGGACTTATGAGCACTTCATCCAACAAGCTTCTGCGTGTGCCGGCTTTGTTCTATGTGGATCTGATCCGCGGGACGCCGCTGCTCGTGCAGGTGTTCTTCATCTACCTCGGACTGCCGGTGTTCCTCGACATCCGGATTCCGGCGGAGGCCGCCGGTATTGCCGCCATCTCGCTTAATGCGGGAGCCTACATCTCGGAGATCTTCCGGGGCGGGATCAACTCGATCCACAGGGGCCAGATGGAGGCGGCCCGATCGCTTGGGATGAGCAGGTACCTGACGATGCGGCTGGTCATTCTGCCTCAGGCCATCCGCCGGATGACGCCGGCTTTCGTGAACCAGGTGATCGTCAGCATCAAGGACACGTCCCTCTTGTCGGTCATCGGGATCCGGGAGCTGACCCAGAGCGGGGAGATCATCATCGCCGAGAATTTCCGCGCGTTTGAGATATGGGGCGTGGTCGGGATCTTCTACTTCATCATCATTTACGCCCTGTCCTGGTTGGCCCGCAGGCTGGAGAGGAGGTTCGCAGTCAAATGA
- a CDS encoding transporter substrate-binding domain-containing protein encodes MKKIGSLLVTALLALSISACGTTADQTAGTSPDAAKSGEGTKKYVFGTDATYPPFEFEKDGKYVGIDVELINAIAKEEGFEVELKPMDFKGIIPAITAKQLDGAIAGISITEERKQVVALSEPYYKAGLSLVVREDNTEIKGPDDLKGKVIAIKKGTTGAKQADELAKKHGAQVKYFDDSPAMFQEVVNKNADVTIEDYPVVSYKIAVDPASKLKIVGDRLNGDFYGIAVSKDNTELMKKINDGLKKVKDSGKLDEIINKYMKSESK; translated from the coding sequence ATGAAAAAAATCGGGTCTCTATTGGTAACAGCACTTCTCGCCTTGTCGATCAGCGCCTGCGGCACAACGGCGGACCAGACAGCCGGAACGTCGCCGGATGCAGCGAAGAGCGGTGAAGGGACGAAGAAGTATGTGTTCGGGACGGACGCCACGTATCCTCCGTTCGAGTTTGAGAAGGACGGCAAGTACGTGGGCATCGACGTCGAGCTGATCAACGCCATCGCCAAAGAAGAAGGCTTTGAGGTGGAGCTCAAGCCGATGGACTTCAAGGGCATCATTCCCGCTATTACGGCCAAGCAGCTCGACGGAGCCATTGCCGGCATCAGCATCACCGAAGAGCGCAAGCAGGTCGTCGCCCTGTCGGAGCCTTACTACAAAGCCGGATTGTCCCTCGTCGTACGGGAAGACAACACGGAGATCAAAGGGCCCGATGATCTGAAGGGCAAAGTGATCGCGATCAAGAAGGGAACGACCGGTGCCAAGCAGGCGGACGAACTGGCGAAGAAACATGGCGCGCAGGTCAAATACTTCGATGACAGTCCGGCGATGTTCCAGGAGGTTGTGAACAAGAACGCCGATGTCACGATCGAAGACTACCCGGTGGTCTCCTACAAGATTGCGGTCGATCCGGCATCCAAGCTCAAGATCGTCGGTGACCGGCTGAACGGCGACTTCTACGGTATCGCTGTAAGCAAGGATAACACCGAGCTCATGAAGAAAATCAACGACGGGCTGAAGAAAGTGAAGGACAGCGGCAAGCTCGACGAAATCATCAACAAGTACATGAAGTCCGAATCCAAATAA